GTTTATGAACACCTGTAAAAGTTGATTTATCGTCAAAAAATCTTACATTATCTGTTTTTGTTCCATATAATATTGGTCCCTTTGATGCCTCTTGACATAGTGTATCAACAAATGTAtcataatttaatttattcttttctACAATACATTTAACAGCTTCCAAGAATTGATCATAATTAATTCTTTTGGCTCCTTTACTCTTAACCTTGGCAAATATAAGATCGGCATCAACTGCTGTGAATTTCTTGTTTAACAATTctgaacaaaataaaaataataaaatatataaataaataaatatatacataaatatatttatattcttccCTTTTCAGTTACaaaatttttgttttatatatttttatatattactagCATCCTTTAAAATTTTCACAAACGTTCGACTGTCCATATCAGGTAAATTTTTGGTATATACGTAAAATGCGTTCTCCATTTTTAtgttgtatatatatatatatatatatatatatatatatgtatatatatataagtttataaaaaaaataaaaaattcGAATAAGaatcaaaataaatgtttcttttttttgtttgcTTTTTAGAAAGgaataaaattaaatataaagtaaaagaaaaatttatatatatataaatatatatatatatatatattttatatttagaCAAGGGAAgacatacatacatacatatatatatatataattgtataATTAGAGAATTTACAAAATGAGGAAAAGAGAGCAAgctaaaaaataatatatttttttttttttctcaaaaaaattatgtcTTGTTCATGTAAAACAAATTGAGAATCTCAATTGTTCAGGAATTATCTGaatatgatattatttaaaaaaaaaaaaatagaataaataaatatataataatatattatatatatatatatatatatatatatatatatatatttatgtagtttcttttaatttagTGGAGAAAAGAAATTATCGCTACATGTTTTGTAGCTTTTACAAATGGctagttttttttttttttccttctGAGGGACAAAAATaagttttatttttttttttatcattttcttttcaaaataaaaaataaatatatttatataacatttcAGTTTTAATAAAAGTTTATAAAACTTaagaatttatttttgttttttccTTTTCAGTATTATATCTAAATATCATCATGTAAATGAAATGACAAATATTATGTGTGTTGTTGTATAgtgatatataataataggGTCATGCAGGTATTGAAATACAcgtaaatatatatatatatatataatatatatatttatatatttaaattacatgttataatatatataatatttatatacatgtatttatttatttatttatttattattattattacttattcattatatttattttattttattatttatttatttttttttttgtaattaaacacaaataaaatacTATTTGAAgtacaaaaaataatgacCATTTTAGTTTTAaatactttttatatattaatgtaatattttttatattttattttttatttaattttttttaatatgaataCTGCTCAGTGGATTTATAAGATTCCCTGCTTTAACAAAATATTGGTAATATTTTACTAAAaagtattaaaaaataaatgtataaatttTTAGTTATTATTccaataaaatatatgaaaattaatatttatttatgtgtgttatatttacattgaccttttaatataacatataatattctttttttcttgcAGAGTAATGTAAGGTATTTTTCGGACagaaaaaggaaaattATGAATGGTACAGAATATATTAGGAGAAAAACAGGTTATGGAGGAAGAATAAGAAGAAATCGACAGGCTCCAGCATATAAGagatgatataaatatactctgaaattatatatatatatatatatatatttatttatttatttatgtttcatatatttttttgaagtctcaaaatgtaaaattttaatcataaatgtgtatatataatatatattttaatgaaaagggaaaaaaaaaaaaaaaaaaaaaaagaaaNNNNNNNNNNNNNNNNNNNNNNNNNNNNNNNNNNNNNNNNNNNNNNNNNNNNNNNNNNNNNNNNNNNNNNNNNNNNNNNNNNNNNNNNNNNNNNNNNNNNNNNNNNNNNNNNNNNNNNNNNNNNNNNNNNNNNNNNNNNNNNNNNNNNNNNNNNNNNNNNNNNNNNNNNNNNNNNNNNNNNNNNNNNNNNNNNNNNNNNNNNNNNNNNNNNNNNNNNNNNNNNNNNNNNNNNNNNNNNNNNNNNNNNNNNNNNNNNNNNNNNNNNNNNNNNNNNNNNNNNNNNNNNNNNNNNNNNNNNNNttttttttaatatgaataCTGCTCAGTGGATTTATAAGATTCCCTGCTTTAACAAAATATTGGTAATATTTTACTAAAaagtattaaaaaataaatgtataaatttTTAGTTATTATTccaataaaatatatgaaaattaatatttatttatgtgtgttatatttacattgaccttttaatataacatataatattctttttttcttgcAGAGTAATGTAAGGTATTTTTCGGACagaaaaaggaaaattATGAATGGTACAGAATATATTAGGAGAAAAACAGGTTATGGAGGAAGAATAAGAAGAAATCGACAGGCTCCAGCATATAAGagatgatataaatatactctgaaattatatatatatatatatatatatatatatttatttatttatttatttatgtttcatatatttttttgaagtctcaaaatgtaaaattttaatcataaatgtgtatatataatatatattttaatgaaaagggaaaaaaaaaaaaaaaaaaaaaaaaaaggaaaacTTAACAAgaatatatacatatatataaatacatacatatatatatgtatatatgtttacatatatatgtattttttattttttaattttttttataaatgaaCATTTTGGCTGAGCGTGCTGACTtgtttaattttatttcttcatcaGTTGGAACAATAGGGTTTTGATGGATTTTTGTCCAcatatgtttatttttttcaataaaCAATTCAAGACATTTTGTTTCTAAAGAATGATATGTAATTACAATTAATTTTTTGCCAGTTTTTAGTAATTTATGAGaagatattaataattgTTTTAATGCTTTTAATTCTTgattaatataaattctAAATGCTTGAAATACTCTTGACAAAACTTTATTATTAgatttataattttgtttaCAAGTTGAaagtataatatttttcaaatgaaatgttgttaatatatttccattttcttttctccactgtataatttttttagCTATTTTTAAAgcttttttttcttcacCATATGTATctataataaattttaatttttttaaactataagtatttaaaatattatgaagTTTATTAGAACcatttttttgtttttttttaatatcattaatattaattatatgttCATTATCATTTCTATATACTTTTGACAAATATTGCTTTTctgtatatttattcatattcATATCTAAGATAccattatatttataactGAATCCTCTATCACTACATTTTAATTGATGAGAAGAAACACCTAAATCTATTAATATTCCGCTATAATAATTGAATATAGGAAGTGAATGTGAATATAACAAATGTAGTATATTTCTATAATCTCCatgtattaattttaatttattattattaatatatgtctttaattttattttgttgtAATATAATGCTTCTATATCTTTATCTATTCCTATTATTTTACAGTTtgaaattttatttaaaatttctAAGGTATGACCACCTCCTCCCAAGGTGGCATcgatataataattaacttgttcatttttatgatttattGTTGAACTATTTTTACACAAATAGTTTGTACTTTTTGCATTCGTATTTTCTTCAATACattctatttttttttcatttaagGAATAGCAATTCTTTATGTTTCTGTTTGATGTATTTATGTTGTTATTAGGATGGCACTCTGTTTCTTCTAAAATGGACCTATGGCatacattatttatattgtttatattatttattttatttatattatttatattatttattttatttatattatttattttatttatatttatattattaatataacaaTTTGTATCTTTATGATCACTCCCATTTTGATCACATGATGAGAACGAAGAAGTTTCCTCATCCTtcatcatataatatatcacTTCGTTCAATAAAACGGGAGTGTGATATATATACGTGTCATCGAATTTGTTGGTTTGCTCATTATGCTCTTGaacatttttaatttgaAACGTAGGATTGTTATATAATCCCTTATGTAATAATGTGTTgcattttttaatataacTATTTCTATAAAGAGGATGAGTATTTATGTattgaaatttttttattttaaagcagtcataaatatttaggaacaaaacaaaaattaaagagGTCCAAAAGTTAGGCATCCAAGAatttatacaaataaaaaggaaaaatgtattcaaaaataatcaaacattataatattactaataatataggattcactttttatattataacattattatatatatatatatatatgtggaacacataaaaaaaaaaaaaaatataaattaaataaaaaatataaaaataaaaagataaaaaaatatatttttatttcgtatttaaatttttttttttttttttttttttcttaatgttaatatttttatatatttataaaaatatatacaatacatatatatatattatatatatatatattatatatatatattaaatatttaaaaaaaaggaaaaaacGTATCCactaatatatatatattttttatgcATATATTTAGGATAATTCATTTGAGTACAATTTAATTTCTCGTGACGTTTATTCTGAACAActatttaaaatattatatatatatatatatatatataaaaaaaaaaaaaaaaatatatatatatatatatatatataatatatatatgtatttattacatatgttgtatatatatatatataaacttTTGTTTATAAATGTATTCCTATGAAGCACCccaaaatataatattcatattaaatataaaaaaattaaaaaataatatatatatatttatacatcACAAATTTATAgtattacatatatatatatatatattatatgtatatattttatttttattttattttatttatttttattttgttctcCTGTATGTGTTTGAgtttaaattaaaaaaaaaaaaaaaaaaaaaaaaaaacctTGAACCCCACTCACAGAGCCACCCACACATATAACACCCTGAAAAAATGAATgtgaaaaaatatattgtttgTTCATTcttgttatatatattagtattaaattatgaaatattaatatttttaattaacAAGAATGTTTATGAATTATTAGAAAAGAAGaatgtttataaaatatgcaattattatatacacgaatttttaaaatatggttttgtttcattttatatCTTTGTGTCTTTTTTACCacaaaaaaatgtttataaGAAACGTagtaaaataaattatatatttgcaaaattcttattattatattttatatttttttttatacattttgCTATTAATGTGTTTAATAATTTTCCActtaatttattttatctaattattatatcatttcatttatctgaattttttttatcttttttacataataaagaaaaccctaattattataatttcttGGTGAACCCTAATTGTGTATATGtatacttttttatattaacattatttgaatattatctaaagattttcttttttatatttataaatgtatatgaaaaatatataaataataaaaaaatacttCACAAGTTTTTATTGATCAATTATTTCTTCctaaaaaattatatagaaaaagataaaatatgtacataCAAATATACGAATCAAATCAATA
This region of Plasmodium gaboni strain SY75 chromosome 12, whole genome shotgun sequence genomic DNA includes:
- a CDS encoding putative p25-alpha family protein; this encodes MENAFYVYTKNLPDMDSRTFVKILKDAKLLNKKFTAVDADLIFAKVKSKGAKRINYDQFLEAVKCIVEKNKLNYDTFVDTLCQEASKGPILYGTKTDNVRFFDDKSTFTGVHKQGGPSIIDKNKTQFSDLSEITDRSEYDIRGVKVDVAKNI
- a CDS encoding putative S-adenosyl-methyltransferase; this encodes MPNFWTSLIFVLFLNIYDCFKIKKFQYINTHPLYRNSYIKKCNTLLHKGLYNNPTFQIKNVQEHNEQTNKFDDTYIYHTPVLLNEVIYYMMKDEETSSFSSCDQNGSDHKDTNCYINNININKINNINKINNINNINKINNINNINNVCHRSILEETECHPNNNINTSNRNIKNCYSLNEKKIECIEENTNAKSTNYLCKNSSTINHKNEQVNYYIDATLGGGGHTLEILNKISNCKIIGIDKDIEALYYNKIKLKTYINNNKLKLIHGDYRNILHLLYSHSLPIFNYYSGILIDLGVSSHQLKCSDRGFSYKYNGILDMNMNKYTEKQYLSKVYRNDNEHIININDIKKKQKNGSNKLHNILNTYSLKKLKFIIDTYGEEKKALKIAKKIIQWRKENGNILTTFHLKNIILSTCKQNYKSNNKVLSRVFQAFRIYINQELKALKQLLISSHKLLKTGKKLIVITYHSLETKCLELFIEKNKHMWTKIHQNPIVPTDEEIKLNKSARSAKMFIYKKN